ACCTAATCAACCATACTATACTAGTAGAGAAGCTGTTGACGTTGAACCTCCCCAAGCAAGTTGTGTGCTGGATCATCGATTTTTTAATGTTCCGCAAACAACGCACAAAATTAAGTAACGAGTGCTACTCAGAATGGTTATATGTACGCGCTGGTGTTCCGCAAGGCACTAAGTTGGGACCTTGGTTGTTCCTCCTCATGGTCAATGAACTTCACGCCCTAGGCCTTGATGTATGGAAATTTGTGGACGACATCACCGTCCTAGAAGTTGTTCCCAAAGGCGACCATAGCCATGTAAAAGATGCAATTGATAGCCTGTCTGTGCAATCTCTGTTGAACGACTTTGAACTCAACGAGGCCAAGTGTAAAGAATTAAGAATTTGTTTCTCGAAGTCACCACCAAACTTCGACCCAGTAGAAATAAATGGTAAGTCTCTTGAATTAGTTACAAGTGCAAGAATATTAGGACTCAACATCAGTAGTGACCTCAAATGGAACGTACACGTGAATCAACTTGTAAAGAAAGTCTCTTCTCGCCTCTACTGTCTTAGACAACTGAAGAGATCGGCCGTTGCTCCCAAAGATCTTATCATCTTTTACATTACTTGTATACGATCATTACTGGAATATGCGTGCCCAGTCTTCCATCGCGCTCTTCCTGGATATCTCAGTGACGACTTAGAAAGACTGCAAAGACGTGCGTTAAGGATAATTTTTCCTTCCCTCTCTTACAGTGGTGCCATTGTGGAATCTGGTTTAACTACCCTGTACCAAAGAAGAGAAGACATATCCCAAAGAACCTTCAATGAACTGGCTAATGACAATGAACACAAACTTTACCATCTTCTTCCTATACGTTCTAACAGTAACTACGCTACTAGACACCAAAGGAAATTCAACCTACGTAGAGTCAAGACAGAACGATGCAAAAACAGTTTTATCATAAGTCATATTTAtaagtagttttattttttctttttcaagatagcatttatatatagatagatatagctctttggcattacaaagcttttgctttcatgttcaaattgagcactctactaggatgagtcattgccgctagcaattgcgcatgctcactagctcgctagtttgagcactctggcatgacttggatgtaccacatgcgtgggacatctggggtggctttatagcttaacctccatcctagacatcagcactgcactgatgaggcccagaaggccgaaacagtactgtctgcagttagatatagctctttggcattacaaagcttttgctttcatgttcaaattgagcactctactaggatgagtcattgccgctagcaattgcgcatgctcactagctcgctagtttgagcactctggcatgacttggatgtaccacatgcgtgggacatctggggtggctttatagcttaacctccatcctagacatcagcactgcactgatgaggcccagaaggccgaaacagtactgtctgcagttagttatatatatatatatatatatatatatatatatttttttttttttttttttattgtaaatatatagATAATTTATCAATATTGTGAGTAGTTTGTAATTCAGCCATATGGCTGCaatgaattattttaataaactatctatctatctatctcctCTCTCACCACACCCGCGCCACTGATATCCATCACGCTTTCAAACTCGCCCCAGACCACCACCGTCAGATTTTGACCAGGATTAGCCCCAAAATTGATTTCCAGGGTGACATTGCCTTGTTGTTGTGGGTTTCGCAAGGGGCTATCTCCATCTCCTCTTGCGACATTATTAAACAGATACAGCGTGCAATTCTTGTTGTGCCCCCAATCCTCCGGTTTCAGCATACTTTCTTGGTGTTTACCCAGAGCACAGCTGGCTTGCAGGAAGCGATGGTTCCCCCACAAATCTTTCTTGTTATCATTCTGATTGAGTTCCAAGGTTTCGTAGGGATATTCCTCACCGCGTATGATTTGAAGAATGCGGGTCACCCCAAACTTTTGGAAGACAAATGGGTAATGATCTAAATCTCCGTTATAGGCGCGACTGTCCAGTAATCCCACCATTAGACGGTCGGGTACGCGGCCTTGAAACAGATCTGTTTTCTTAAACATGGTACTCTCCCCGTCAAAAGTGAATGTTCGGACATCCATGTACACAGTACGATACCGAGCCCATATGCCTTTGTTATGCCGTCGTTTAGTCAGTGCAGTGTAAGTGGTAGGGTTTAAGGTCAGCCTACAGAGATAAAATTTGGCTTGGATATCATTTGGACCCAGGGTTGGGTACTTTTTGTCCGCCATCCTTGTACCAAAGCAAAAGAACTCGGGACTGTTAAATTTGATTCGCAGCCTGATTTCAATACCAGGAACTAACACGGTTTCGGTATGAAAAGCttccaaatgcagtttcctgACCAGCCGCAATCACACGCCCTAAATTGATAGGCGACAAACTGACCCATAGGTCTTGTGGGACAATACCCTCTGAGGGCCATTGCTCGATAGTGTCTAAGAACTCTCTAGGGCAACAAGCACGCAAGGAGCTCACCTCACGGGTCCATCGTCAGCAGTGCCAAGTATCACACAACAACACACACAGAGACCACATTGTATCATTTGAAACGAACAAGCTTTATTCAAACCATTTTATACAAGAGGAAATGACAACGACACTGTCTTGGTCTGAATCGGACTCCCCTAATGTGTCATTATGCTCCAGCATGCGTCCAGTTAACTTTCTCAGCTTCTGTTCGGCTTTCcgttcatctttcaacatctcTTTCGGTTTGGCTAGTGCTAGGCGAGCAATGAGTTTGCTGTGCTCCTCGTCTTTCGTTCATTCTTCTTGCAGGTGCATCGATCGCTCACATTCATCCGCTAACTTTCGAGGTGTGATGCGTTTCCTTTTTGGAGCAGGGATGCGTGGCTTTTGGGGCACTGTGATCTTCCGTTTCAAATTTTGGGGGTCTCCATTCACTTCGGTCGCAGACTCTTTCCTTGTTTGTTTGACTTCACCGATACTTATCTTTGGTAGAATCATCACTTTTCCGACAGGTTCTAGGATGGTTTTCTTGATCGTTTCTTTCCTCTCTGCATTCAAAGGCTTTAATAGGTCCGTGTGGGTTAATGGTGCACCGTGAGGTTCTTGTTTCTCTGCACAAAGGTCTGTGTGAGAGGTTTCTTTGTGAATAGACATGATGGAACGTACTCTAGATGGAGGTGTTTGTGCTGTGCACATGAAATGGTGTATGACTGTCAGGTCATGAAGTTGTCTCTTTTATAGAGCTTTTTCTTGACGTTGATTGGTCCCAatcctttcttgctttttgattggtccaCATCACACACCCAAAACATCCCGCACATGATTGGTTGTTTGACGGACCTTTTAATTTGATGCTATTCTTAGCACGTTTGGCTGTTTTTTGCATCGTAGACCTAACCGATTGACTGGCTTTTCTTTTCAACCCGCTGACTCCTGCACGCAAAACCGTGCCTGCTGCCGCATCAAGCGCTTTACCTTGTGCCAAACTCTGCAACCCTTCTGCTACAGCAGGAACCCTGATCTCCAATAGAGTTTTCCATAATCCATCTACCACTTGCGGGGGTGTGTATCGAGTGAGATTTCCTTCTCGCATGTTAACCGTTTCGTACTAAAGGTGATTCCCTCAGGGCTGCTCTATTTATCTTGGATGAAATGCAGGGTAACCAAGGTACGATTAGATTTGTTGTTAGGAAATGCAACCAAGGAACCGTTTGTTTCAGCTACGTCCACTTGCAATGTTTCGTAGGTGTTTTGGCGCACTGGATGAAATTGTTTGTGTTTGGGTTCGAAATACACCACACCTCTTCCTCGTCTCTCGTACAAGACTTCGCGCAATAAATCCGTCTTCATTCCTCCCACGATCGTGCTCTGCGCTACATTACAGTAGACATGCAAGGTGCGAGAAGGCTCCCCAACCACCATTCGAAAGGCGTGGTTCAGGTTGGTGAAACGCCAATTACAACTCATGCTTAATCGAAGGCAGTTTTTTTTCCtattgcccagaacaccctattTCCATCTTTATCCAGCAAGTCTCGGTACTTCTCAGAAGTTGTCAGATCAGGCACTTTGTCATCTATGTACTCTCTAGACAGGTTATGGCCCAACTCCCATGTTTCTGTAAGCCATCCCATCTTGATAGCCAAGGTGCCATTAATCCAAATTTCTGGAGTGTTGTCTACACCACCGAGTTTGATCTTTGTATTGTCAATCAGCAACTCTTGTTCGTTTCCTCGCTGTATCCAACGAAAGGTTAGGTAGATACGCTTTCCCGTGTCGTCCACAAAATGACTCCCTTGAAAGGGATCCCTCAGGCGCATTTGGCTGAGAACATTGATACAGGCTTTCTCCATCCACCACCTACTTGAATTGATCGATATTCATCATGTTGACTTGCACGTCTGATCTAGCCCCAGACCTCATTGGCGTTGTGTAAAACAGAAAATCGTATTTTGGTACCAGATGGTAGAGGTTGACACGAGTGTCAGGCACGGACATACTGCTCAAGGCAATATCAGTCGCTGGGGCAGCAGGGCCTTAAAACTGGATGGTGAGTTATCTGGAAATTCAGGTGAGGGATTACTCGGTAAGGTCACGTAGAAATCACCCATGGTTCTCTCACCCTTTCCACCTGCTAATGGTCTTCGCATCGATCTAACTGTCGTATTTATCAGACCATCCTTGCCAACGCACTTTGACCTGCTTTCCTTTGCGTTGTAAAACCTTTTCTATGCGAAAGAGTCCGTCATCTGGTACGGTCACCGGCTGCAAATCTTGTCTGTAAAATGTACCTTCCACCAGAGTCCCATCCCATTCTTGTACTTTGTAGATGGGTACTACCCCTGGCACGACCCGACGGATCACAAAAACCTCTTCTGTCCACCCCGGGCAAATACCCTTTTTGAAATGGTCGATGTTTCTTGTTCAAACGCACCCGTGTCCCTTTTACCAAAAGCGTCTGCTTGTTCTTTTTCTTAGCTTGTCATATAGACGGTGCCATACTTGGGCTTCGTTGACGTCCGTTACGTCTTCTGGAGCTATGCCAATGCTCCGATGAAGGGTAGCGTTGTACCCCTGCACGATACTCTGTAAGACCTGTAAGTATGCCCGCGTGTTCTTGGCTGTCAAGTACCGGTACAGGTTCTCTTTCAAGGTGCGATTGAACCGTTCCGCTAAGGCCGCTTCAGCATCCCCGTGCGTGCTAAAATGATGAAAACCGTTCGTTTTCATCAAAGTCTGGAGCGTACGATTGTAAAATTCGTTGCCCGCATCCGTCTGTAATTTTTGAGTTGTGCGCCCGGCTCGTGTCAAGATGGTTTGCATGGCCTGTGTGACCTCTACCCCTGTCTTGTTCTTCAAGGGTTCGACCCAAGCATATTTGGACAACACATGTACTACCGTTAAGGCGTACCGGTTCCCTTTGTTCCAACGTGCTAACCCTTGCAATTCAATCAAATCTGCAACCCATTGTTCATCGATGTTAAACACTAAGGTGGGTAATGTAGGAAAATGTTTTCGGCGGGGACGGTGTAACGTGTAGCTTAAGACCCCTTGCAGTAGGTTTTGGGCCTCTCGTCTTTTTAACCCATGTGCTTTGGCAAAAGCTTGGACCCCGCCCAAACTACCAGGCTCCCCGGGGAACTCGTACGTTAAGGGGGACGGTATCATGACACTAACGACTTCACAGTTTTACATCAACATTTTATTTATCTTATAAAATGAAACGCACAGTTTTGCATCCCCCAAAATTACAATTAGATGGTTTCCAGCAAAGAATCTCTTCTGGCGTGCCTTCCACATAGGCTTCATTTTTCTCTTCCATGCGCAGTTCACACAACACTAAGTCTAACACATCACTCAACCGCGAGTGCCACAGGATCACTTCACGACATTTGGCCTCGTAGAATGCTTGGTAACTCTGATTTAAACGTTTCAGACCGTTCAGTTCTCGTCTCATTTCCAAAACGCAATTATTTATCTCCTTTATATCCTCCTCTCCTTCTTCTTGTATGCGTTTTTGCGCCATTTCCTCCTCTTGCTTGATGGTGGCCCATCGTGTGGTATGCTTGATGATAGACTTTTCGAGATGGAGGCGGCGCTTATCCAGGTTCCGCACTGTTTGGTGTTGACCTTGCAtaccattaataataataataatttgtgaacTTATTGTGCGCAGCTTAACATGAGAATGATCAGCTGCGCATTACAACTGCATTACTTTACAAGAATTTAACAAAAGATAATGCATATAAAAACTAAATAATATATATGCATGCAAGTAAGAATTGAATATAAAATTGCTCACCACTATAAAGTCCTAAAAAGATAAGTGTTAATATGAGCCTTAAAACTGTTCACATTAGTAATCTCACGAAGTTTTTTTGGAAGAGAGTTCCAGAGCCTTGGCGCTGCTACCATAAAAGCTCTATCACCTAACGTCTTCGATCGAACAATTGGCATAGAAAGTAAAATACTACCTAAAGATCTAAGGTTATATGAGGACGATTTAAATGTTATTAAATCgcatagatatatatatatatatttttttttttttttttaacagctttaTTGGCATTCTACTCAGTTACAATAGTAATAAACGAAAAGTTACACGTACATAATTATgaggggaaaaaataaataaatttaacacgGTAGGGATGGCCAAAAGGGAGTAACGAACGGGACGTGAGTACCCATGCAAGGAAACTCcctacaaaaaaataaaaataaaaatgacaaaattataaatcagtGCGAATGAGTTCTATGACAGGAACAGTCTATAAAAGCTGACCAGGTACACGGTTGGTCAATATCGAAAACATTTGCTAATAAATTAAAGTAGTGATTGGTGACAAAATACTTGAATGATGAAAGAGTACCTAGGGAAAACGGAGGAGCTACTTTACACATAATGTTCCACAGTTTTGTAATTCTATTAAAATATGAGGCCTTAAATAAAGATGTTTTACAGGACTGAGTTTTCAGCAATATTTCCGGATTAAAGCAGTTTCTTGTGCGGTTGTGGGGAATAAAGTTAACAAAGTTGTTAACGTCAATAGGCGATATTCCATACAGAcagttataaaaaaatattaagtcCTTGATCTCTCGGTCATAACAAAGAGGCAAcatattcaacttaattaagcGTTCTTTGTAAGAGGATTCGTGCAGTCTTTCCTTTAATATCCATCTAGTTGCTCTGCGCTGCACGCGTTCTGTTTTGAGCTTGAGGTATATGTGATGCGGTGACCAGACAACGGTAGCATAAGACAGTTGAGATTTCACAATGGATAAGTAGAGTGTTCGACGGACATTTACATCAGGTAATAGAGGGCAAGTTTAGAAGCAAGGCCGTGAATTGCTTTGAATGTAATAAGCAGTATCTTAAATTGTATCCGGGCTTTAACAGGAAGCCAATGCAGACCACGAAGAAAGGGTGAGATGTGGCAAAACCTAGAGGCATTACAAACTAGCCTGGCTGAGGCATTCAAAACTCTCTGCAATTTGTTAAGCTGGTAGTTGGGCAGCCCATACagaagactgttacaataatcaacaCGAGATGTAATAAATGCATGGCAAGCATTTCCGTTGATTCTCGAGATAAATACTTGCGAATGCGTTTGATATTATGCATTGTCTTTCATGCAATCATCTACGgacttcatttccttgactttTTATCTCAATGCCTGCTCAATGTCAAAGGCTTGACGATGCCTTATTTGCCTTGTCCTACGAGCCTTCTCTAAACTCAATGTGTCATTCATGGTCTGCTTCTATCCCTGTCGCTGTGAACTGTAGTTTTGGTGAAACGGTGAGTTCTTTTTATACATTGATCTGGACATTGATTGGTTGAGTGAAACCATCCAATAACACGCTTCGAGCAATCAATCTTTTTTCATCTTCTCAATATTGTATTTCTCTGTAATCTGTCTTTGCACCCATCGATCATTAAGGGGTACCATGTGGTGTTGTTCTACCGGGGGAAAAAAGATCATACACTGTTCATGCCAagattttaaaatatcatttttgttGACCGATAATATGATTGCTTTTAGACACTCGTCAGATTCTTCTGCGCTATATGTCCCTCAAGGTATGATGGACCGGTGACATCATTAGGAACCAATCACAGGAaggtatattttgcttttcattggAACTCTATTTCCCCCAACGATTCGAAAATATGTTCTGTAAACTGCGCCACGGGTCTGTATGAGCTTCCA
The genomic region above belongs to Montipora capricornis isolate CH-2021 chromosome 8, ASM3666992v2, whole genome shotgun sequence and contains:
- the LOC138013686 gene encoding uncharacterized protein F54H12.2-like, with translation MADKKYPTLGPNDIQAKFYLCRLTLNPTTYTALTKRRHNKGIWARYRTVYMDVRTFTFDGESTMFKKTDLFQGRVPDRLMVGLLDSRAYNGDLDHYPFVFQKFGVTRILQIIRGEEYPYETLELNQNDNKKDLWGNHRFLQASCALGKHQESMLKPEDWGHNKNCTLYLFNNVARGDGDSPLRNPQQQGNVTLEINFGANPGQNLTVVVWGEFESVMDISGAGVVREEIDR